Proteins encoded within one genomic window of [Enterobacter] lignolyticus SCF1:
- the infB gene encoding translation initiation factor IF-2: MTDVTVKSLAAEIQTSVDRLVQQFADAGIQKSADDSVTANEKQTLLAHLNREHGSTPDKLTLQRKTRSTLNIPGTGGKSKSVQIEVRKTRTFVKRDPQEAERLAAEEQAQREAEEQAQREAEATAKREAELKAEREAAEKAKRDASDKAKRDAAEKDQVSNQQTDEMTKTAQAEKARRENEAAELKRKAEEEARRKLEEEARRVAEEARRMAEENEKNGVNTAEPTEDTSDYHVTTSQHARQAEDDNDREVEGGRGRGRNAKAARPAKKGNKHAESKADREEARAAVRGGKGGKQRKGSSLQQGFQKPAQAVNRDVVIGETITVGELANKMAVKGSQVIKAMMKLGAMATINQVIDQETAQLVAEEMGHKVILRRENELEEAVMSDRDTGAAAEPRAPVVTIMGHVDHGKTSLLDYIRSTKVASGEAGGITQHIGAYHVETENGMITFLDTPGHAAFTSMRARGAQATDIVVLVVAADDGVMPQTIEAIQHAKAAQVPLVVAVNKIDKPEADLDRVKNELSQYGVMPEEWGGEAQFIPVSAKAGTGIDDLLNAILLQAEVLELKAVRKGMASGAVIESFLDKGRGPVATVLVREGTLHKGDIVLCGFEYGRVRAMRNELGQEVLEAGPSIPVEILGLSGVPAAGDEVTVVRDEKKAREVALYRQGKFREIKLARQQKSKLENMFANMTEGEVHEVNIVLKADVQGSVEAISDSLLKLSTDEVKVKIIGSGVGGITETDATLAAASNAILVGFNVRADASARKVIDAESLDLRYYSVIYNLIDEVKAAMSGMLSPELKQQIIGLAEVRDVFKSPKFGAIAGCMVTEGVVKRHNPIRVLRDNVVIYEGELESLRRFKDDVNEVRNGMECGIGVKNYNDVRTGDMIEVFEIIEIQRTIA; this comes from the coding sequence ATGACCGATGTAACTGTAAAATCGCTGGCTGCCGAGATTCAGACCTCCGTGGACCGCCTGGTACAGCAATTTGCTGATGCAGGGATCCAGAAGTCCGCTGATGACTCGGTGACCGCGAACGAAAAACAAACCTTGTTAGCGCACCTGAACCGTGAACACGGTTCTACGCCTGACAAGTTAACGCTGCAGCGCAAAACGCGCAGCACGTTGAATATCCCTGGTACTGGTGGCAAAAGTAAATCGGTACAAATCGAAGTCCGCAAGACGCGCACCTTTGTAAAACGTGATCCGCAAGAGGCAGAGCGCCTCGCTGCGGAAGAGCAGGCACAGCGTGAAGCGGAAGAACAAGCTCAGCGTGAGGCGGAAGCAACTGCTAAACGTGAGGCAGAACTAAAAGCTGAACGTGAGGCCGCAGAAAAAGCGAAACGCGACGCAAGTGATAAAGCAAAGCGTGACGCTGCGGAAAAAGACCAAGTGAGCAATCAACAGACAGACGAAATGACCAAAACCGCCCAGGCAGAAAAAGCCCGTCGTGAAAATGAAGCTGCTGAGCTCAAGCGTAAAGCGGAAGAAGAAGCGCGCCGTAAGCTCGAAGAAGAAGCTCGCCGTGTCGCTGAAGAAGCGCGCCGTATGGCAGAGGAAAACGAGAAGAACGGTGTGAATACCGCTGAACCGACTGAAGATACCAGCGATTATCATGTAACGACTTCTCAGCACGCGCGTCAGGCAGAAGACGATAATGACCGCGAAGTGGAAGGCGGCCGTGGCCGCGGCCGCAATGCGAAAGCGGCGCGCCCGGCGAAAAAAGGCAACAAGCACGCCGAATCTAAAGCTGACCGCGAAGAAGCGCGCGCAGCGGTTCGCGGCGGCAAAGGCGGCAAGCAGCGTAAAGGTTCTTCTCTGCAGCAGGGCTTCCAGAAGCCGGCGCAGGCCGTTAACCGTGACGTGGTGATCGGCGAAACCATCACCGTCGGCGAGCTGGCTAACAAGATGGCGGTAAAAGGTTCTCAGGTCATCAAAGCGATGATGAAGCTGGGCGCCATGGCGACCATCAACCAGGTGATCGACCAGGAAACCGCGCAGCTGGTGGCGGAAGAGATGGGCCACAAGGTTATCCTGCGTCGTGAAAACGAGCTGGAAGAAGCCGTAATGAGCGACCGTGATACGGGCGCAGCGGCTGAACCGCGCGCGCCGGTTGTGACCATCATGGGCCACGTTGACCATGGTAAAACGTCGCTGCTGGACTACATTCGCTCCACGAAAGTGGCCTCCGGCGAAGCGGGTGGTATTACCCAGCACATCGGTGCGTACCACGTAGAAACCGAAAACGGCATGATCACCTTCCTGGATACCCCAGGCCACGCCGCGTTCACCTCCATGCGTGCTCGTGGTGCCCAGGCGACAGATATCGTTGTTCTGGTCGTTGCGGCGGACGACGGCGTGATGCCGCAGACCATCGAAGCTATCCAGCACGCAAAAGCGGCGCAGGTGCCGCTGGTTGTGGCAGTGAACAAAATCGATAAGCCAGAAGCCGATCTGGACCGCGTTAAGAACGAACTGTCTCAGTACGGCGTTATGCCGGAAGAGTGGGGCGGCGAAGCGCAGTTCATCCCAGTTTCTGCGAAAGCCGGTACCGGTATCGACGATCTGCTGAACGCGATTCTGCTGCAGGCGGAAGTTCTGGAGCTGAAAGCAGTTCGTAAAGGTATGGCGAGCGGCGCGGTAATCGAATCCTTCCTGGATAAAGGCCGTGGTCCGGTTGCCACCGTGCTGGTGCGTGAAGGTACGCTGCACAAGGGCGATATCGTACTGTGTGGTTTCGAATATGGCCGCGTGCGCGCGATGCGTAACGAACTGGGTCAGGAAGTGCTGGAAGCGGGTCCGTCCATTCCGGTGGAAATCCTGGGTCTGTCCGGCGTACCGGCTGCGGGCGACGAAGTGACCGTGGTACGTGACGAGAAGAAAGCGCGTGAAGTGGCGCTGTACCGTCAGGGTAAATTCCGTGAAATTAAGCTGGCTCGCCAGCAGAAATCTAAACTCGAGAACATGTTCGCCAACATGACCGAAGGCGAAGTTCACGAAGTGAACATCGTGCTGAAAGCGGACGTTCAGGGTTCTGTGGAAGCGATTTCCGACTCGTTGCTGAAGCTGTCTACTGACGAAGTTAAAGTGAAGATCATCGGTTCTGGCGTAGGTGGTATCACCGAAACCGACGCGACCCTGGCTGCGGCGTCCAACGCCATTCTGGTAGGCTTCAACGTTCGTGCTGACGCGTCTGCGCGTAAAGTTATCGATGCGGAAAGTCTGGATCTGCGCTACTACTCCGTCATCTATAACCTGATCGACGAAGTGAAAGCGGCGATGAGCGGTATGCTGTCTCCGGAACTGAAACAGCAGATCATCGGTCTGGCTGAAGTTCGCGACGTGTTCAAATCGCCGAAATTCGGCGCCATCGCGGGCTGTATGGTTACCGAAGGCGTGGTTAAACGTCACAACCCGATCCGCGTCCTGCGCGACAACGTGGTTATCTATGAAGGCGAGCTGGAATCCCTGCGCCGCTTCAAAGATGACGTTAACGAAGTCCGTAACGGCATGGAATGTGGTATCGGCGTTAAGAACTACAACGACGTGCGCACTGGCGATATGATCGAAGTGTTCGAGATTATCGAGATCCAACGAACCATCGCATAA
- the rbfA gene encoding 30S ribosome-binding factor RbfA: MAKEFGRPQRVAQEMQKEIAIILQREIKDPRLGMMTTVSGVEMSRDLAYAKVFVTFLNDKDEAAVKAGIKALQEASGFIRSLLGKAMRLRIVPELTFFYDNSLVEGMRMSNLVTSVVKHDDERRVNPADDSKED; this comes from the coding sequence ATGGCGAAAGAATTTGGTCGCCCACAGCGCGTTGCCCAGGAGATGCAAAAAGAGATTGCTATCATCCTGCAGCGTGAAATTAAGGACCCGCGTCTGGGAATGATGACCACGGTTTCCGGCGTAGAAATGTCTCGCGACCTGGCCTATGCCAAAGTGTTCGTGACCTTCCTGAACGATAAAGATGAAGCGGCCGTTAAAGCCGGCATCAAAGCGCTGCAGGAAGCTTCCGGCTTCATCCGCTCGCTGCTGGGTAAAGCCATGCGCCTGCGTATCGTGCCGGAACTGACCTTCTTCTACGACAACTCGCTGGTCGAAGGTATGCGCATGTCCAACCTGGTGACCAGCGTGGTGAAGCATGACGATGAGCGTCGTGTGAACCCAGCGGACGACAGCAAGGAGGACTGA
- the truB gene encoding tRNA pseudouridine(55) synthase TruB, which produces MSRPRRRGRDVHGVLLLDKPQGASSNDVLQKVKRLYNANRAGHTGALDPLATGMLPVCLGEATKFSQYLLDSDKRYRVIAKLGQRTDTSDADGQVVEERPVTFSASALEAALESFRGDTQQVPSMYSALKYQGKKLYEYARQGIEVPREARPITVYELLFIRHEGDELELEIHCSKGTYIRTIIDDLGEKLGCGAHVIYLRRLAVSRYPVDRMVTLEQLQALVAQAEEQGIAAAELLDPLLMPMDSPAADYPLVNIPLTSSVYFKNGNPVRQSGAPLQGLVRVTEGEEGKFIGMGEIDDEGRVAPRRLVVEYPQ; this is translated from the coding sequence ATGAGTCGTCCTCGTCGTCGCGGCCGCGATGTCCATGGCGTGCTGTTGCTGGATAAACCGCAGGGGGCGTCCAGCAACGATGTGCTGCAGAAGGTAAAGCGTCTCTATAACGCGAACCGCGCAGGGCATACCGGCGCGCTGGACCCGCTGGCAACCGGTATGCTGCCGGTGTGCCTCGGTGAAGCCACCAAGTTTTCCCAATACCTGCTGGATTCCGATAAGCGTTATCGCGTCATTGCGAAACTGGGCCAGCGTACGGATACCTCCGATGCCGACGGGCAGGTGGTGGAAGAGCGTCCGGTCACCTTCAGCGCCTCTGCGCTTGAGGCGGCGCTGGAGAGCTTTCGCGGCGATACCCAGCAGGTACCGTCGATGTATTCGGCGCTGAAGTACCAGGGGAAGAAGCTGTACGAATATGCCCGCCAGGGGATTGAGGTGCCGCGTGAAGCGCGTCCGATTACCGTGTACGAACTGCTGTTTATTCGCCACGAAGGGGACGAGCTGGAGCTGGAGATCCACTGTTCTAAAGGGACGTATATTCGCACCATCATCGACGATCTTGGCGAGAAGCTCGGCTGCGGCGCGCACGTGATTTACCTGCGCCGCCTGGCGGTCAGCCGCTACCCGGTCGATCGCATGGTGACGCTGGAACAGCTGCAGGCGCTGGTCGCCCAGGCGGAAGAGCAGGGGATTGCGGCAGCCGAACTGCTGGATCCGCTGCTGATGCCGATGGACAGCCCGGCGGCGGACTACCCGCTGGTGAATATTCCGCTGACCTCCTCCGTGTACTTTAAGAACGGCAATCCGGTACGCCAGTCAGGCGCGCCGCTGCAGGGTCTGGTGCGCGTAACGGAAGGGGAAGAGGGAAAATTCATCGGCATGGGTGAAATTGATGATGAAGGGCGCGTCGCCCCGCGCCGTCTGGTCGTCGAGTATCCGCAATAA
- the rpsO gene encoding 30S ribosomal protein S15 gives MSLSVEAKAKIVSEFGRGTNDSGSTEVQVALLTAQINHLQGHFAEHKKDHHSRRGLLRMVSQRRKLLDYLKRKDVARYTALIERLGLRR, from the coding sequence ATGTCTCTAAGCGTTGAAGCTAAAGCGAAAATCGTTTCCGAGTTCGGTCGTGGTACTAACGACAGCGGTTCTACCGAAGTTCAGGTTGCCCTGCTGACTGCACAGATTAACCACCTGCAGGGTCACTTTGCAGAGCACAAAAAAGATCACCACAGCCGTCGTGGTCTGCTGCGCATGGTTTCTCAGCGTCGTAAACTGCTCGACTACCTGAAACGTAAAGATGTAGCACGCTACACTGCGCTGATCGAGCGTCTGGGTCTGCGTCGCTAA
- the pnp gene encoding polyribonucleotide nucleotidyltransferase, with product MLNPIVRKFQYGQHTVTLETGMMARQATAAVMVSMDDTAVFVTVVGQKKAKPGQDFFPLTVNYQERTYAAGKIPGGFFRREGRPSEGETLIARLIDRPVRPLFPEGFVNEVQVIATVVSVNPQVNPDIVAMIGASAALSLSGIPFNGPIGAARVGYINDQYVLNPTPEELKVSKLDLVVAGTEAAVLMVESEAELLSEDQMLGAVVYGHEQQQIVIQNINELVKEAGKPRWDWQPEAVNEALNARVAALAESRLSEAYRITDKQERYAQVDVIKSETIDTLVAEDETLDANELGEILHAIEKNVVRSRVLAGEPRIDGREKDMIRGLDVRTGVLPRTHGSALFTRGETQALVTATLGTARDAQIIDEIMGERTDTFLFHYNFPPYSVGETGMVGSPKRREIGHGRLAKRGVLAVMPTMEQFPYTVRVVSEITESNGSSSMASVCGASLALMDAGVPVKSAVAGIAMGLVKEGDNFVVLSDILGDEDHLGDMDFKVAGSRDGISALQMDIKIEGITKEIMQVALNQAKGARLHILSVMEQAINAPRGDISEFAPRIHTIKINPDKIKDVIGKGGSVIRALTEETGTTIEIEDDGTVKIAATDGDKAKHAIRRIEEITAEIEVGRIYNGKVTRIVDFGAFVAIGGGKEGLVHISQIADKRVEKVTDYLQMNQEVPVKVLEVDRQGRIRLSIKEATEQSQPAVAPEAPVAEQGE from the coding sequence TTGTTAAATCCGATCGTTCGTAAATTCCAGTACGGTCAGCATACCGTTACGCTGGAAACCGGCATGATGGCACGTCAGGCGACGGCAGCCGTTATGGTGAGCATGGATGACACCGCCGTTTTCGTGACCGTTGTTGGTCAGAAAAAAGCAAAACCGGGCCAGGACTTCTTCCCGCTGACCGTTAACTACCAGGAGCGTACCTACGCGGCCGGTAAAATCCCGGGTGGTTTCTTCCGTCGTGAAGGCCGTCCAAGCGAAGGCGAAACCCTGATCGCGCGTCTGATTGACCGCCCGGTTCGTCCGCTGTTCCCGGAAGGCTTCGTGAACGAAGTTCAGGTTATCGCCACCGTGGTTTCCGTTAACCCGCAGGTTAACCCGGATATCGTGGCGATGATTGGCGCCTCTGCCGCACTGTCTCTGTCCGGTATTCCGTTCAACGGCCCAATCGGCGCTGCGCGCGTGGGTTATATCAATGACCAGTACGTACTGAACCCGACGCCGGAAGAGCTGAAAGTCAGCAAACTGGATCTGGTGGTTGCCGGTACCGAAGCGGCCGTGCTGATGGTGGAATCCGAAGCCGAGCTGCTGAGCGAAGACCAGATGCTGGGCGCGGTCGTTTACGGCCACGAGCAGCAGCAGATCGTTATCCAGAACATCAACGAGCTGGTGAAAGAAGCTGGCAAACCGCGTTGGGACTGGCAGCCGGAAGCGGTTAACGAAGCGCTGAACGCCCGCGTTGCCGCACTGGCTGAATCTCGCCTGAGCGAAGCCTACCGCATCACCGACAAGCAGGAGCGTTATGCTCAGGTTGACGTCATCAAATCCGAAACCATCGACACGCTGGTTGCGGAAGATGAAACCCTGGACGCTAATGAGCTGGGTGAAATCCTGCACGCTATCGAGAAAAACGTCGTTCGTAGCCGCGTACTGGCAGGCGAGCCGCGCATCGATGGCCGCGAAAAAGACATGATCCGTGGTCTGGACGTTCGTACCGGCGTGCTGCCGCGTACTCACGGCTCCGCACTGTTCACCCGTGGTGAAACGCAGGCGCTGGTTACCGCGACGCTGGGTACCGCCCGTGACGCGCAGATCATCGATGAAATCATGGGTGAGCGTACTGACACCTTCCTGTTCCACTACAACTTCCCTCCGTACTCTGTCGGCGAAACCGGCATGGTCGGTTCACCGAAGCGTCGTGAAATCGGTCACGGTCGTCTGGCGAAGCGCGGCGTTCTGGCCGTTATGCCGACGATGGAACAGTTCCCGTACACCGTTCGCGTGGTGTCTGAAATCACCGAATCCAACGGCTCTTCTTCCATGGCTTCCGTGTGCGGCGCGTCTCTGGCGCTGATGGACGCAGGCGTGCCGGTGAAATCCGCCGTTGCGGGTATCGCGATGGGTCTGGTGAAAGAAGGCGACAACTTCGTAGTGCTGTCCGATATCCTGGGCGATGAAGACCACCTGGGCGACATGGACTTCAAAGTTGCGGGTTCCCGCGACGGTATCTCTGCGCTGCAGATGGATATCAAAATTGAAGGCATCACCAAAGAGATCATGCAGGTTGCGCTGAACCAGGCTAAAGGCGCGCGTCTGCATATCCTGAGCGTGATGGAGCAGGCGATCAACGCACCGCGTGGCGATATCTCTGAATTCGCACCGCGTATTCACACCATCAAGATCAACCCGGACAAGATCAAAGACGTGATCGGCAAGGGTGGTTCTGTGATTCGTGCGCTGACCGAAGAGACCGGCACCACCATCGAAATCGAAGACGACGGTACTGTGAAGATCGCAGCGACCGACGGCGACAAAGCGAAACACGCTATCCGCCGTATCGAAGAGATCACCGCAGAGATCGAAGTGGGCCGCATCTACAACGGTAAAGTCACCCGTATCGTAGACTTCGGCGCCTTCGTCGCTATCGGCGGCGGCAAGGAAGGTCTGGTACACATTTCTCAGATTGCCGACAAGCGCGTTGAGAAAGTGACCGACTACCTGCAGATGAATCAGGAAGTACCGGTTAAGGTTCTGGAAGTCGATCGTCAGGGCCGTATCCGTCTGAGCATTAAAGAAGCGACCGAGCAGTCTCAGCCAGCAGTCGCGCCGGAAGCTCCGGTAGCAGAACAAGGCGAGTAA
- the nlpI gene encoding lipoprotein NlpI, producing the protein MKPFLRWCFVATALTLAGCSNSAWRKSEVLAVPLQPTLQQEVILARMEQILASRALTDDERAQLLYERGVLYDSLGLRALARNDFSQALAIRPDMPEVFNYLGIYLTQAGNYDAAYEAFDSVLELDPTYNYAYLNRGIALYYGGRAKLAQDDLLAFYQDDPNDPFRSLWLYIAERKLDEKQALVALKQRYEKSDKEQWGWNIVEFYLGDISEATLMDRLKADATDNTSLAEHLSETNFYLGKYYLSLGDKDSAAALFKLAVANNVHNFVEHRYALLELALLGQEQDDLAESDQQ; encoded by the coding sequence ATGAAGCCTTTTTTGCGCTGGTGTTTCGTTGCGACAGCACTCACGCTGGCAGGATGCAGCAACTCTGCCTGGCGTAAGAGCGAAGTCCTCGCGGTGCCATTGCAACCGACTTTGCAGCAAGAAGTGATTCTGGCACGCATGGAACAAATTCTTGCCAGTCGGGCTTTAACCGATGACGAACGCGCGCAGCTTTTATATGAGCGCGGAGTGTTGTATGATAGTCTCGGTCTGAGAGCTTTAGCGCGCAATGATTTCTCGCAAGCTTTAGCAATCCGACCGGATATGCCGGAAGTATTCAATTACTTAGGCATTTATTTAACGCAGGCAGGCAATTATGATGCTGCCTATGAAGCGTTTGATTCTGTACTTGAGCTTGATCCAACTTACAATTACGCGTACTTAAACCGCGGCATCGCGCTGTATTACGGTGGCCGTGCTAAGTTAGCGCAAGATGATCTGCTGGCGTTTTATCAAGACGATCCCAACGATCCTTTCCGGAGCCTATGGCTTTACATCGCTGAGCGGAAGCTCGACGAAAAGCAGGCGTTAGTCGCTCTCAAACAGCGCTACGAAAAATCCGATAAAGAGCAATGGGGATGGAACATTGTCGAGTTCTACCTCGGCGACATTAGCGAAGCAACGCTGATGGATCGCCTGAAGGCTGACGCAACGGATAACACCTCGCTCGCTGAACATCTCAGTGAAACCAACTTCTATTTAGGTAAGTACTACCTAAGTCTGGGGGATAAGGACAGCGCTGCGGCACTGTTCAAACTGGCGGTCGCCAACAACGTTCATAACTTTGTTGAGCACCGATACGCATTGTTGGAATTAGCGCTCTTGGGCCAGGAGCAAGACGACCTGGCAGAATCGGACCAGCAATAG
- the yrbN gene encoding protein YrbN — translation MKIALSFHDELCRLAAIDFEAHVLHG, via the coding sequence ATGAAAATTGCCCTTAGTTTTCACGATGAGTTATGTAGACTGGCCGCCATTGATTTTGAGGCACACGTACTACATGGCTGA
- a CDS encoding DEAD/DEAH family ATP-dependent RNA helicase → MAEFETTFADLGLKAPILEALNDLGYEKPSPIQAECIPHLLGGRDVLGMAQTGSGKTAAFSLPLLNNLDPELKAPQILVLAPTRELAVQVAEAMTDFSKHMRGVNVVALYGGQRYDVQLRALRQGPQIVVGTPGRLLDHLKRGTLDLSRLSGLVLDEADEMLRMGFIEDVETIMAEIPDGHQTALFSATMPEAIRRITRRFMKEPQEVRIQSSVTTRPDISQSYWTVWGMRKNEALVRFLEAEDFDAAIIFVRTKNATLEVAEALERNGYNSAALNGDMNQALREQTLERLKDGRLDILIATDVAARGLDVERISLVVNYDIPMDTESYVHRIGRTGRAGRAGRALLFVENRERRLLRNIERLMKLTIPEVELPNAELLGKRRLEKFAAKVQQQLESSDLDQYRNLLTKLQPESAEGELDMETLAAALLKMAQGERPLILPPDAPMRPKREFRDRDDRFERRGDRNDRGPRGDRPERGGEDRPRRERRDVGEMELYRIEVGRDDGVEVRHIVGAIANEGDISSRYIGNIKLFGTHSTIELPKGMPGEVLQHFTRTRILNKPMNMQLLGDAQPRTDRGGERRGGARNGESRGFGGERREGGRGDGRRFSGERREGHRGQRRDDNGAPRAPRRDDNGSRRRFGDA, encoded by the coding sequence ATGGCTGAATTCGAAACCACTTTTGCAGATCTGGGCCTGAAGGCTCCTATCCTTGAAGCCCTTAACGATCTGGGTTACGAAAAACCATCGCCGATCCAGGCGGAATGTATCCCGCACCTGTTGGGTGGCCGCGATGTTCTGGGTATGGCCCAGACCGGTAGCGGTAAAACTGCAGCGTTTTCTCTGCCGCTGCTTAACAATCTCGATCCTGAACTGAAAGCACCCCAGATTCTGGTGCTGGCACCGACCCGCGAACTGGCGGTCCAGGTTGCTGAAGCGATGACGGATTTCTCTAAACATATGCGCGGCGTAAACGTGGTAGCCCTGTACGGCGGCCAGCGTTATGACGTGCAGTTACGCGCCCTGCGTCAGGGGCCGCAGATCGTCGTCGGTACGCCGGGCCGTCTGCTGGACCACCTGAAACGTGGCACCCTGGACCTCTCTCGTCTGAGCGGTCTGGTACTGGATGAAGCTGACGAAATGCTGCGCATGGGCTTCATCGAAGACGTTGAAACTATCATGGCGGAGATCCCGGACGGTCACCAGACCGCGCTGTTCTCCGCAACCATGCCGGAAGCGATTCGCCGCATTACCCGCCGCTTTATGAAAGAGCCGCAGGAAGTGCGCATCCAGTCCAGCGTGACCACGCGTCCTGACATCAGCCAGAGCTACTGGACCGTCTGGGGCATGCGTAAAAACGAAGCGCTGGTGCGTTTCCTGGAAGCGGAAGATTTTGACGCGGCCATCATTTTCGTGCGCACCAAAAACGCGACGCTGGAAGTGGCGGAAGCCCTGGAGCGTAACGGCTACAACAGCGCGGCGCTGAACGGCGACATGAACCAGGCGCTGCGTGAGCAGACTCTGGAGCGTCTGAAAGACGGTCGTCTGGACATCCTGATCGCAACCGACGTTGCGGCGCGTGGTCTGGACGTTGAGCGCATCAGCCTCGTGGTTAACTACGATATTCCGATGGATACCGAGTCCTACGTTCACCGTATCGGTCGTACCGGCCGCGCCGGTCGTGCCGGTCGCGCGCTGCTGTTCGTGGAAAACCGCGAACGCCGCCTGCTGCGCAACATCGAACGCCTGATGAAGCTGACCATTCCGGAAGTTGAGCTGCCAAACGCAGAGCTGCTGGGCAAACGCCGTCTGGAAAAATTCGCCGCTAAAGTTCAGCAGCAGCTGGAAAGCAGCGACCTGGATCAGTACCGCAACCTGCTGACGAAGCTGCAGCCGGAAAGCGCTGAAGGCGAGCTGGATATGGAAACGCTGGCCGCCGCGCTGCTGAAAATGGCGCAGGGCGAACGTCCGCTGATCCTGCCGCCGGATGCGCCGATGCGTCCTAAGCGTGAGTTCCGTGACCGTGACGATCGTTTCGAGCGTCGTGGCGACCGTAACGACCGCGGCCCGCGCGGCGATCGTCCGGAGCGTGGCGGTGAAGATCGTCCGCGTCGCGAGCGTCGTGACGTTGGCGAAATGGAGCTGTACCGTATTGAAGTGGGCCGTGATGACGGCGTTGAAGTTCGTCATATCGTTGGCGCGATTGCTAACGAAGGCGACATCAGCAGCCGCTACATCGGTAACATCAAGCTTTTCGGCACCCACTCCACCATCGAGCTGCCGAAAGGCATGCCGGGCGAGGTTCTGCAGCACTTTACCCGTACCCGCATCCTGAACAAGCCGATGAACATGCAGCTGCTCGGCGATGCGCAGCCGCGCACTGACCGCGGCGGTGAGCGTCGTGGCGGTGCTCGCAATGGCGAAAGCCGTGGTTTCGGCGGTGAGCGTCGTGAAGGCGGTCGTGGCGATGGTCGTCGCTTCTCCGGCGAACGTCGTGAAGGCCATCGCGGTCAGCGTCGTGACGACAACGGTGCGCCGCGCGCCCCGCGTCGTGATGACAACGGCAGCCGTCGTCGCTTCGGCGACGCATAA
- the mtr gene encoding tryptophan permease has product MATLTTTATRPSLFGGVVIIGGTIIGAGMFSLPVVMSGAWFFWSLAALVFTWFCMLHSGLMILEANLNYRIGSSFDTITKDLLGKGWNVVNGVSIAFVLYILTYAYISASGSILHHTFNELSLNVPARAAGFGFALLVAFVVWLSTKAVSRMTAIVLGAKVITFFLTFGSLLGHVQPVTLFNVAEKNASYMPYLLMTLPFCLASFGYHGNVPSLMKYYGKDPRTITRCLVYGTLLALGLYVIWLLGTMGNIPRPEFIGIAQQGGNIDVLVQALSGVLNSRSLDLLLVVFSNFAVASSFLGVTLGLFDYLADLFKFDDSALGRFKTALLTFTPPVVGGLLWPNGFLYAIGYAGLAATIWAAIVPALLARASRKRFGSPQFRVWGGKPMIALILIFGVGNALVHFLSSFNVLPVYQ; this is encoded by the coding sequence ATGGCGACACTCACTACCACAGCAACCCGACCGTCCCTGTTTGGCGGCGTGGTGATTATCGGCGGCACCATTATCGGCGCGGGGATGTTCTCCCTGCCGGTGGTCATGTCCGGCGCGTGGTTTTTCTGGTCGCTGGCGGCGCTGGTGTTTACCTGGTTCTGCATGCTGCATTCCGGGCTGATGATCCTTGAGGCGAACCTCAACTACCGCATCGGTTCAAGCTTCGACACCATCACCAAAGATCTGCTCGGCAAAGGCTGGAACGTGGTGAACGGGGTTTCCATCGCGTTTGTACTTTATATCCTGACCTACGCCTATATCTCAGCGAGCGGTTCGATTCTGCACCACACCTTTAATGAGCTGTCGCTGAACGTTCCGGCACGGGCGGCGGGCTTTGGTTTTGCGCTGCTGGTGGCGTTTGTGGTGTGGCTGAGCACCAAAGCGGTCAGCCGGATGACGGCGATTGTGCTGGGCGCCAAAGTGATTACCTTTTTCCTCACCTTCGGCAGCCTGCTCGGCCATGTGCAGCCGGTCACCCTGTTTAACGTGGCGGAGAAAAACGCCTCGTATATGCCGTATCTGCTGATGACGCTGCCATTTTGTCTGGCCTCCTTCGGTTATCACGGCAACGTGCCGAGCCTGATGAAATACTACGGTAAAGATCCGCGCACCATCACCCGCTGCCTGGTGTACGGCACGCTGCTGGCGCTGGGGCTGTACGTCATCTGGCTGCTGGGGACGATGGGTAATATTCCGCGTCCTGAGTTTATCGGCATCGCGCAGCAGGGCGGTAACATTGACGTGCTGGTGCAGGCGCTGAGCGGAGTGCTCAACAGCCGTAGTCTGGATTTGCTGCTGGTGGTGTTCTCCAACTTTGCGGTCGCCAGCTCGTTTCTCGGCGTGACGCTGGGCCTGTTTGATTACCTGGCTGACCTGTTCAAGTTTGATGACTCTGCGCTGGGACGCTTTAAGACCGCGCTGCTGACCTTTACGCCGCCGGTGGTTGGCGGTCTGCTGTGGCCGAACGGGTTCCTCTACGCTATCGGCTATGCGGGCCTGGCCGCCACTATCTGGGCGGCAATTGTTCCGGCGCTGCTGGCGCGCGCCTCGCGTAAACGCTTCGGCAGCCCGCAGTTTCGCGTATGGGGCGGAAAACCGATGATTGCGCTGATCCTGATTTTTGGCGTCGGCAATGCGCTGGTGCATTTCCTGTCGAGCTTCAATGTGCTGCCGGTGTATCAGTAA